A section of the Pseudomonas sp. FP453 genome encodes:
- a CDS encoding DUF3079 domain-containing protein gives MAKPFPLHPKHPERICWGCDRYCATADLACGNGADRTMHPAEMLGDDWYEHGDWGLAPEPPVTDEPSVA, from the coding sequence ATGGCCAAGCCTTTCCCGCTGCACCCCAAGCACCCCGAGCGTATCTGCTGGGGCTGTGATCGCTATTGCGCTACGGCCGACCTGGCCTGCGGCAATGGCGCCGACCGCACCATGCACCCGGCGGAGATGCTCGGGGATGACTGGTACGAGCACGGCGATTGGGGCCTTGCCCCCGAGCCGCCAGTGACCGATGAACCCTCAGTGGCCTGA
- the imuA gene encoding translesion DNA synthesis-associated protein ImuA: MGAVVALDTLFNGGRVWKGRPAAPPASVHPTGLKALDAVLPSGGWPEAALSEILMAKEGVGELQLVLPTLARLSKAGERIVLVAPPYTPYPHAWQNAGVDLRLLSVIQADERDALWAVEQCLRSGSCGAVLCWPRKADDRALRRLQVAAETGQTLAFAWRSLSEAINSSPAALRLAVETKPAQVRVLKCRGGLAHPAPIALAGH; encoded by the coding sequence ATGGGCGCCGTCGTTGCGTTGGACACGCTGTTCAATGGCGGCCGCGTGTGGAAAGGCCGGCCCGCCGCGCCACCCGCCAGCGTGCACCCCACCGGGCTCAAGGCGCTGGACGCGGTGTTGCCCAGCGGCGGTTGGCCGGAGGCGGCCTTGAGTGAAATTCTCATGGCCAAGGAAGGCGTCGGCGAGTTGCAACTGGTCCTGCCGACCCTGGCGCGCTTGTCCAAGGCCGGGGAGCGCATTGTGTTGGTGGCGCCGCCCTACACGCCGTATCCCCACGCCTGGCAGAACGCCGGGGTGGATCTGCGCCTGCTCTCGGTGATCCAGGCCGATGAACGTGATGCGCTGTGGGCGGTGGAGCAATGCCTGCGTTCCGGCAGTTGCGGCGCGGTATTGTGCTGGCCGCGCAAGGCCGATGATCGCGCGTTGCGCCGCTTGCAGGTGGCGGCGGAAACCGGGCAGACCCTGGCGTTTGCCTGGCGTTCTTTGAGCGAGGCGATCAACTCATCGCCCGCTGCCTTGCGTCTGGCGGTCGAGACCAAGCCCGCGCAAGTGCGGGTGCTCAAGTGCCGTGGCGGCCTGGCCCATCCGGCGCCGATTGCCCTGGCCGGGCACTGA
- a CDS encoding DeoR/GlpR family DNA-binding transcription regulator — protein MHDTHAAIDLPSLRKQKILLLLERDGKVTAADLVEHFAVSPDTIRRDLGELAAAGLLQRVHGGALPRPKDTGKDFFTRVGETNAAKRHLAQLAAERVEDGQIVLFDSGSTTLQIAQSLPRSIRLTVVTPSPMIAIALADHPDVKVILAGGQLNPATLSTSGHEAVRLIQGVKADLLFTGVCALHPQVGITSLHFDEVAVKQALLDSASQVIAVTMADKLGAVEPFVVAPCSRIHTLITEWHVPSVEAYEQLGMEVLRVEVE, from the coding sequence ATGCACGACACCCACGCCGCCATCGACCTGCCTTCGTTGCGCAAACAGAAGATCCTGTTGCTGCTGGAGCGCGACGGCAAAGTCACCGCCGCCGACTTGGTGGAGCACTTTGCCGTGTCCCCGGACACCATCCGCCGCGACCTCGGCGAACTCGCCGCCGCGGGCCTGCTGCAACGTGTCCACGGCGGCGCCCTGCCCCGGCCCAAGGACACCGGCAAGGATTTCTTCACCCGCGTCGGCGAGACCAACGCCGCCAAGCGCCACCTCGCGCAACTGGCCGCCGAGCGGGTCGAAGATGGCCAGATCGTGCTGTTCGACTCCGGCTCGACCACCTTGCAGATCGCCCAGTCACTGCCGCGCTCGATCCGCCTGACCGTGGTCACGCCGTCGCCGATGATCGCCATCGCGCTGGCGGACCATCCCGACGTGAAAGTGATCCTCGCGGGCGGCCAACTCAACCCGGCCACCTTGTCCACCAGCGGCCACGAAGCCGTGCGCCTGATTCAAGGCGTGAAGGCCGACCTGCTGTTTACCGGCGTGTGCGCGCTGCACCCGCAGGTCGGCATCACCTCCCTGCATTTCGATGAAGTGGCGGTCAAGCAAGCCCTGCTCGACAGCGCCTCCCAGGTGATCGCGGTGACCATGGCCGACAAGCTCGGCGCGGTGGAACCCTTTGTGGTGGCGCCGTGCAGCCGCATTCACACGCTGATTACCGAGTGGCATGTGCCGAGCGTGGAGGCCTATGAGCAGTTGGGGATGGAAGTGCTGCGGGTGGAAGTCGAATAG
- a CDS encoding alpha-hydroxy acid oxidase: protein MSLITTIEDLRKLAQKRVPRMFYDYADSGSWTESTYRANESDFARIKFRQRVARNIDERSIRATMIGQDMAMPVALAPTGLAGMQHADGEILTARAAAAFGLRYTLSTMSICSLEDIAEHVGQPFWFQLYVMRDRSFIEQLIERAKAAGVDALVLTLDLQILGQRHKDLINGLSAPPKLTLPNILNMATKPRWVMGMLGTQRRGFGNIVGHVKGVADMSSLSSWTAQQFDPRLSWDDVEWIKKCWGGKLIIKGILDVEDARLAANAGADALVVSNHGGRQLDGAPSSISQLPAIVEAVGERIEVWLDGGIRSGQDVLKAIALGAKGTMIGRPHLYGLGAMGEAGVTKALDIIARELDVSMALCGYKDIRDVNREILLPGTFPESIY from the coding sequence ATGTCGTTGATCACCACCATCGAAGATTTACGCAAACTGGCGCAAAAACGTGTCCCCAGGATGTTCTACGACTACGCCGATTCCGGCTCCTGGACTGAAAGCACCTACCGGGCCAATGAAAGCGATTTTGCCCGTATCAAATTCCGCCAGCGCGTGGCGCGCAATATCGACGAGCGTTCGATCCGCGCCACCATGATCGGCCAGGACATGGCGATGCCCGTGGCCCTCGCGCCCACCGGTCTGGCCGGCATGCAGCATGCCGATGGCGAGATTCTCACCGCCCGCGCCGCCGCCGCGTTTGGCCTGCGCTATACCTTGTCGACCATGAGCATCTGCTCGCTGGAAGACATCGCCGAACACGTCGGCCAGCCGTTCTGGTTCCAGTTGTATGTGATGCGCGACCGCAGCTTTATCGAGCAACTGATCGAGCGGGCCAAGGCCGCTGGCGTGGACGCATTGGTATTGACCCTCGACCTGCAGATCCTCGGGCAACGCCACAAGGACCTGATCAACGGCCTGTCGGCGCCGCCCAAGCTGACCTTGCCGAATATCCTCAACATGGCCACCAAGCCGCGCTGGGTGATGGGTATGCTCGGCACCCAGCGCCGGGGCTTCGGCAATATCGTCGGGCATGTCAAAGGCGTGGCGGACATGAGTTCGCTGTCGTCGTGGACCGCCCAGCAATTCGACCCGCGCCTGAGCTGGGACGATGTGGAGTGGATCAAGAAGTGCTGGGGCGGCAAGCTGATCATCAAGGGCATCCTCGATGTGGAAGACGCCCGGCTGGCGGCCAATGCCGGCGCGGACGCGCTGGTGGTGAGCAATCACGGTGGCCGTCAACTGGACGGCGCACCGTCGAGCATCAGCCAATTGCCGGCGATTGTCGAAGCGGTGGGGGAACGCATTGAGGTGTGGCTCGATGGCGGTATCCGTTCCGGCCAGGACGTGCTCAAGGCGATAGCACTGGGCGCCAAAGGCACCATGATCGGGCGCCCGCACTTGTATGGTTTGGGCGCAATGGGCGAGGCGGGCGTGACCAAGGCCCTCGACATCATCGCCCGCGAACTGGACGTGTCGATGGCCCTGTGTGGCTATAAGGATATACGCGATGTGAATCGCGAGATTTTGCTGCCGGGTACATTTCCCGAAAGCATTTACTGA
- a CDS encoding SDR family NAD(P)-dependent oxidoreductase, with the protein MDFTGKTAIVTGGARGLGLSYARALAQCGARVVISDIGADTVGSGNDATVAQAAAAALQEEGLNVIGHSGELSTDDGCRQLIHAALEAFGQLDILIHNAGWVGYQNIEDLDAAFLQRAMDINLYAPLWLCKHAWPHLLQSCAPRIILTTSDRALYAQYEQTGLVAYSAGKMAQLGIMNALSHEGAQAGIRVNAISPVAKTRMWGVTEEPDELKPEWVTPGVVFLASAQCEDTGYVLRASNGQFTATRFTENPGVDYPRNLARIKAGSAEEVAAAWSRIKQV; encoded by the coding sequence ATGGATTTCACCGGCAAGACAGCCATCGTCACCGGCGGTGCACGCGGATTGGGGCTCAGCTATGCACGAGCCCTGGCCCAGTGCGGGGCACGGGTGGTCATCAGTGATATCGGCGCCGACACGGTGGGTTCCGGCAACGATGCGACAGTAGCCCAGGCCGCTGCAGCCGCACTGCAGGAAGAAGGCCTGAACGTGATCGGCCACAGCGGCGAGCTGTCCACCGATGACGGTTGCCGGCAACTGATCCACGCGGCGCTCGAAGCCTTTGGCCAACTCGACATCCTGATTCACAACGCCGGCTGGGTGGGTTACCAGAACATCGAAGACCTCGACGCCGCGTTCCTGCAACGCGCCATGGACATCAACCTCTATGCCCCGCTGTGGCTATGCAAGCACGCCTGGCCACACCTGCTGCAATCCTGCGCGCCACGCATCATCCTCACCACCTCCGACCGCGCCCTGTACGCGCAGTACGAGCAGACCGGCCTGGTGGCCTACAGTGCCGGCAAGATGGCACAACTGGGGATCATGAATGCGCTGAGCCATGAAGGCGCGCAAGCGGGGATTCGGGTCAACGCGATCTCACCGGTGGCCAAGACCCGCATGTGGGGCGTGACCGAGGAACCGGACGAGCTCAAGCCGGAGTGGGTGACGCCGGGGGTGGTGTTCCTGGCATCGGCGCAGTGCGAGGACACCGGTTACGTCCTGCGCGCCAGCAACGGCCAATTCACCGCCACGCGCTTCACCGAAAACCCCGGCGTGGACTACCCGCGCAACCTCGCCCGGATCAAGGCGGGCAGCGCCGAAGAAGTGGCCGCTGCCTGGTCGCGTATCAAACAGGTTTAG
- a CDS encoding alpha/beta hydrolase gives MSSRFLSRLRLRWLPLLCMALLIVGLPVGCSVLQQKERELVFRIEPGTAGWYTGLPKAVQEFELKPASFKSGQNIHAWWYPAAKKDAPAILYLHGVRWNLTGQLFRIEQLHALGYSVLAIDYRGFGQSHGELPSETTVYEDARIAWERFQTLQPDPSKRLIYGHSLGGAVAIDLAAELGKQVPLPVRGLVIESTFTSLADVATAVANTSLPVRWLLSQKFDSIDKIADIHMPLLVVHGLDDRYVPPRFSEQLFNAAQEPKRLLLVPGASHNNSMSLAGRSYGQALDKLMQAEMPPQVVTHSTGRNGDS, from the coding sequence ATGTCTTCACGTTTTCTCTCGCGCCTGCGCCTGCGCTGGTTGCCCTTGTTGTGCATGGCGCTGTTGATCGTCGGCCTGCCGGTGGGTTGCAGCGTGCTGCAACAAAAAGAACGCGAGCTGGTGTTTCGGATCGAGCCGGGCACCGCCGGCTGGTACACCGGCCTGCCCAAGGCCGTGCAGGAGTTCGAACTCAAGCCCGCCAGCTTCAAATCGGGGCAGAACATCCATGCCTGGTGGTACCCGGCGGCCAAGAAGGACGCGCCTGCGATCCTCTACCTCCACGGCGTGCGCTGGAACCTTACCGGGCAACTGTTTCGCATCGAGCAATTGCACGCCCTGGGCTACTCGGTACTGGCCATCGACTATCGCGGTTTCGGCCAGAGCCACGGCGAGCTGCCGTCGGAAACCACGGTGTACGAAGATGCGCGCATCGCCTGGGAACGCTTCCAGACCCTGCAACCCGACCCGAGCAAACGCCTGATCTACGGGCATTCCCTCGGCGGTGCAGTGGCCATCGACCTCGCGGCCGAACTGGGCAAGCAGGTGCCGTTGCCGGTGCGCGGGCTGGTGATCGAATCCACCTTTACCTCGTTGGCGGATGTGGCCACGGCCGTGGCGAATACCTCGTTGCCGGTGCGCTGGTTGCTGTCGCAGAAGTTCGATTCCATCGACAAGATCGCCGACATCCATATGCCGCTGCTGGTGGTGCATGGCCTCGATGATCGCTATGTGCCGCCGCGCTTCAGCGAGCAATTGTTCAACGCCGCCCAGGAACCCAAGCGCTTGTTGCTGGTGCCCGGCGCCAGCCATAACAACAGCATGAGCCTGGCCGGACGCAGCTATGGCCAGGCGTTGGACAAATTGATGCAGGCAGAGATGCCCCCTCAGGTGGTGACGCACTCCACAGGCCGCAACGGCGACTCGTAA
- a CDS encoding methyl-accepting chemotaxis protein encodes MTQLTTAQRIVIGFAIAPLALVGLVFYALHDLATLKQQSEQIVQQDWPRIAPIMVIATGVRDNGRNTRDLLINQDNQQAQEAIGTTRQRITEAFATLEPLLDSAEGKAAYATLKNHRETYVAAFTQVQALIKQGAREQGLAQLKQQVMPAEAQVFKSLDALMAMQGRLFSEREQAAQVLYDEARRNMIGLFLLCLALVVAAAVIVTRSVTRPLGGEPDEVARVLNHIAEGDLTIDVPLGNSADGSVMRNLHHMQQNLNQMVRHIAASVDGVASSSEELSAVSSQTSGSLQSQGQEIEQAATAVNEMTAAVDEVARNAVSTSEASRLSEQTAQRGRAQVQETVASINTLATGVVETSERIQQLAGRVQDISGVLEVIRSIADQTNLLALNAAIEAARAGDAGRGFAVVADEVRALAHRTQASTQEIEQMIGNIRQDTEHAVAAMHSSSERVQATLGVAQRSGEALEEITRSISQINERNLMIASATEEQALVAREVDRNLVGIRSLSQQVLQGALHTETAGHDLAGMASALHQTVARFKV; translated from the coding sequence ATGACGCAGTTAACCACGGCACAACGCATTGTCATCGGCTTCGCGATTGCGCCGCTGGCCCTGGTGGGCTTGGTGTTTTACGCCTTGCACGACCTGGCAACCCTCAAGCAGCAGTCCGAGCAGATCGTGCAGCAGGACTGGCCGCGGATCGCACCGATCATGGTGATTGCCACCGGCGTGCGGGATAACGGGCGCAACACCCGCGACCTGCTGATCAACCAGGACAATCAGCAGGCCCAGGAGGCCATCGGCACCACGCGCCAGCGCATCACCGAGGCCTTCGCCACCCTTGAACCGCTGCTCGACAGTGCCGAAGGCAAGGCCGCCTACGCGACCTTGAAAAACCACCGCGAAACCTATGTGGCGGCGTTCACCCAGGTGCAGGCGCTGATCAAGCAAGGTGCCCGTGAACAGGGCCTGGCCCAGCTCAAGCAACAGGTGATGCCGGCCGAAGCGCAGGTGTTCAAGAGCCTGGACGCGCTGATGGCGATGCAAGGGCGGTTATTCAGCGAGCGTGAACAGGCGGCGCAGGTTCTGTATGACGAGGCGCGGCGCAACATGATCGGGCTGTTCCTGCTGTGCCTGGCCCTGGTGGTCGCGGCCGCCGTGATCGTCACCCGCAGTGTGACCCGGCCGTTGGGCGGCGAGCCGGATGAAGTGGCGCGCGTGTTGAACCACATCGCCGAGGGCGACCTGACCATCGACGTACCGCTGGGCAACAGCGCCGACGGCAGTGTGATGCGCAACCTGCACCATATGCAGCAGAACCTTAACCAGATGGTGCGCCACATCGCGGCCTCGGTGGACGGCGTGGCCAGCTCTTCCGAAGAACTCAGCGCGGTCAGCAGCCAGACCAGCGGCAGCTTGCAGTCCCAAGGGCAGGAGATCGAACAGGCGGCCACGGCGGTCAACGAAATGACTGCCGCCGTGGACGAAGTCGCGCGCAATGCAGTGAGCACCAGCGAGGCTTCGCGCCTGTCGGAACAGACGGCCCAGCGCGGGCGTGCCCAGGTCCAGGAAACCGTGGCGTCGATCAACACCCTGGCCACCGGCGTGGTGGAAACCTCGGAGCGCATCCAGCAACTGGCCGGGCGCGTGCAAGACATCAGCGGCGTGCTCGAAGTGATCCGCAGCATTGCCGACCAGACCAACCTGCTGGCCCTCAACGCCGCCATCGAGGCGGCCCGGGCCGGCGATGCCGGGCGCGGGTTCGCGGTGGTGGCCGATGAAGTGCGTGCGCTGGCCCATCGCACCCAGGCCTCGACCCAGGAGATCGAGCAGATGATCGGCAATATCCGCCAAGACACCGAACACGCCGTGGCGGCGATGCACAGCAGCAGCGAGCGCGTGCAGGCCACCCTCGGCGTGGCGCAACGCTCGGGTGAGGCCCTGGAGGAAATCACCCGCTCGATCTCGCAGATCAACGAACGCAACCTGATGATTGCCAGCGCCACCGAGGAACAGGCGCTGGTGGCGCGGGAGGTGGATCGCAACCTGGTGGGGATTCGCAGCTTGTCGCAGCAGGTGTTGCAGGGCGCGTTGCATACCGAAACGGCGGGGCATGACCTGGCGGGGATGGCGAGTGCGCTGCACCAGACGGTGGCGCGGTTCAAGGTCTAG
- a CDS encoding PLDc N-terminal domain-containing protein codes for MEIQYIWIGLAVILLVLELWAINTVLRSTGGWESKGLWLVILIFVPLLGLIAWAMFGPKRQMPEHRKG; via the coding sequence ATGGAAATTCAATATATCTGGATCGGTTTGGCCGTGATTCTGCTGGTGCTGGAATTGTGGGCGATCAATACCGTATTGCGCAGCACGGGGGGCTGGGAGAGCAAGGGCTTGTGGCTGGTGATCCTGATCTTCGTGCCGCTGCTGGGCTTGATTGCCTGGGCGATGTTCGGGCCCAAGCGCCAGATGCCGGAGCATCGCAAGGGCTGA
- the lexA gene encoding transcriptional repressor LexA has product MYSMTTLTPRRTAILTFIRDRIAQQGQPPSLAEIAEAFGFASRSVARKHVLALTEAGFIEVNPNQARGIRLLNQPARPEWLDVPVLGRVAAGLPIGADADVHSRLQLDPATFAKTPDYLLRVQGDSMIEDGILDGDLVGVRRSAEALNGQIVVARLDGEVTIKRFERHGDSVRLLPRNPAYQPIVVKPDQDLAIEGVFCGLVRQG; this is encoded by the coding sequence ATGTACTCCATGACGACTCTCACTCCCCGCCGTACCGCCATCCTGACCTTTATCCGCGACCGTATCGCGCAACAAGGCCAGCCCCCCAGCCTCGCCGAGATCGCCGAGGCGTTCGGTTTTGCCTCGCGCAGCGTGGCGCGCAAGCATGTGCTGGCGTTGACCGAAGCCGGCTTTATCGAGGTCAACCCCAACCAGGCGCGCGGCATTCGCCTGCTCAACCAGCCGGCGCGGCCCGAGTGGCTGGATGTGCCGGTACTCGGCCGTGTCGCGGCGGGCTTGCCGATTGGCGCCGATGCCGACGTGCACAGCCGCCTGCAACTGGACCCCGCCACCTTTGCGAAAACCCCGGATTACCTGCTGCGGGTACAGGGCGATTCGATGATCGAAGACGGCATCCTCGATGGCGACCTGGTGGGCGTACGCCGCAGTGCCGAAGCCTTGAACGGGCAGATTGTGGTGGCGCGCCTGGACGGCGAAGTGACCATCAAGCGTTTCGAGCGCCATGGCGACAGCGTGCGCTTGCTGCCGCGCAACCCGGCGTATCAACCCATCGTGGTCAAGCCTGACCAGGACCTGGCGATCGAAGGGGTGTTCTGCGGCCTGGTGAGGCAGGGCTGA
- a CDS encoding DNA polymerase Y family protein: MRWVCIVFPQLALDGVQRVHPEPDQPLALLAGTPQRRVLQTVNDAARALGLRPGQSLTAAHALAKTFASAEYDPAEIERWQQFLAAWAYRFSSQVSLYYPRALLFEIESSLGLFGPWPQFEARLRAELTELGFRHRIVAAPNPAAARVLANLYDGLAVADDERLMQALAPLPIDRAGLDPQAATALSRMGLRTLAQVQALPRHTLARRFDASLLKHLDALSGQRPLALAFYQPPDQFDVRIELNFDVQSHQALLFPLRRLTGDLSAFLCGRDSGVQRFDLHLEHAQAPDSVIKVGLLSAEREPAMLFELARGRLEQVQVTSPVRGFRLVAEDLPVFVPQRQDLFDDRPQQTLPWEQLRERLRARLGDDAVQGLRFHADHRPECAWQAAADSRPGPTLDKVQRPGWLLSEPTLLAEQGLQVLMGPERIESGWWNGADIRRDYYLIQTRAGQQGWAYRTVGQNDGLWLQGWFA; encoded by the coding sequence ATGCGCTGGGTGTGTATTGTCTTCCCGCAATTGGCGCTGGACGGGGTGCAGCGTGTGCACCCCGAGCCGGACCAGCCACTGGCCCTGCTGGCCGGCACGCCGCAGCGCCGCGTGCTGCAAACTGTCAATGACGCCGCCCGCGCCCTGGGCCTGCGCCCCGGCCAGTCGCTGACGGCGGCCCATGCCCTGGCCAAGACGTTTGCCAGCGCCGAATACGACCCCGCCGAGATCGAGCGCTGGCAGCAATTCCTCGCGGCCTGGGCCTACCGTTTCAGCTCCCAGGTCAGCCTGTATTACCCGCGTGCCTTGTTGTTCGAGATCGAATCGAGCCTGGGCCTGTTCGGCCCGTGGCCGCAGTTCGAAGCCCGTTTGCGCGCGGAACTGACGGAACTGGGCTTTCGTCACCGCATCGTCGCCGCGCCCAACCCGGCCGCAGCGCGGGTGCTGGCCAATCTCTACGACGGCCTGGCCGTGGCCGATGATGAACGCTTGATGCAAGCCCTGGCGCCGCTGCCCATCGACCGCGCCGGCCTCGACCCGCAGGCAGCCACGGCCTTGTCGCGCATGGGCCTGCGCACCCTGGCCCAGGTGCAGGCGTTGCCCCGGCATACGCTGGCGCGACGCTTTGACGCCAGCCTGCTCAAGCACCTGGACGCCCTGAGCGGGCAGCGCCCGTTGGCCCTGGCGTTTTATCAGCCGCCGGATCAGTTCGATGTGCGCATCGAGTTGAATTTCGACGTGCAATCCCATCAGGCGCTGCTGTTTCCCTTGCGCCGCTTGACCGGCGATCTGTCCGCCTTCCTCTGTGGGCGCGACAGTGGCGTGCAGCGTTTCGACCTGCACCTGGAGCATGCCCAGGCGCCGGACAGCGTGATCAAGGTCGGCCTGCTCAGCGCCGAGCGCGAACCGGCGATGCTGTTCGAACTGGCCCGTGGGCGCCTGGAGCAAGTGCAAGTCACCTCGCCCGTGCGCGGTTTTCGCCTGGTGGCCGAGGACCTGCCGGTATTTGTGCCGCAACGCCAGGACCTGTTCGACGACCGCCCGCAACAAACCCTGCCGTGGGAGCAATTGCGCGAACGCCTGCGTGCACGGCTGGGGGATGACGCGGTGCAGGGCCTGCGTTTTCACGCCGACCACCGCCCCGAATGCGCCTGGCAAGCGGCGGCCGACAGTCGCCCCGGCCCAACCCTGGATAAAGTCCAGCGCCCCGGCTGGTTGCTGAGCGAACCGACCTTGCTCGCCGAGCAGGGCCTCCAGGTCCTCATGGGGCCGGAGCGTATCGAATCCGGTTGGTGGAACGGCGCCGATATCCGCCGCGACTACTACCTGATCCAGACCCGCGCCGGCCAGCAAGGCTGGGCCTATCGCACCGTGGGCCAGAATGATGGACTGTGGCTGCAAGGCTGGTTTGCATGA
- a CDS encoding NUDIX domain-containing protein, which produces MDNSPVRITAEETLSDNWYLLKKYSFDLRRRDGSWQAQTREVYDRGNGATILLYNRAQRTVLLIRQFRMPTFVNDYPGYLIETAAGLLDNASPEERIRLEAEEETGYRVGHVEKVYAAFMSPGSVTERIHFFLGEYQPGDRVGSGGGLEEEGEDIEVLELGFEQALGMVQSGEIVDGKTIMLLQCLELRVLKEGW; this is translated from the coding sequence ATGGACAACAGCCCCGTTCGCATCACCGCCGAGGAAACCCTCTCGGACAACTGGTACCTGCTGAAAAAATACAGCTTCGACCTGCGCCGCCGCGACGGCAGCTGGCAAGCCCAGACCCGCGAGGTGTACGACCGCGGCAATGGCGCGACGATCCTGCTGTACAACCGCGCGCAACGCACGGTGTTGCTGATCCGCCAGTTCCGCATGCCCACCTTCGTCAACGACTACCCCGGCTACCTGATCGAAACCGCCGCCGGATTGCTCGACAACGCCAGCCCCGAAGAGCGCATTCGCCTGGAGGCAGAGGAAGAGACGGGCTATCGCGTGGGGCATGTGGAGAAGGTCTATGCCGCGTTCATGAGCCCGGGGTCGGTGACGGAACGGATTCACTTCTTTTTGGGCGAGTATCAGCCGGGGGATCGAGTGGGGTCGGGCGGTGGGTTGGAAGAGGAGGGTGAGGATATCGAGGTGCTGGAACTGGGGTTTGAGCAGGCGCTGGGGATGGTGCAGAGCGGGGAGATTGTGGATGGGAAGACGATTATGTTGTTGCAGTGTTTGGAGTTAAGGGTGTTGAAGGAGGGGTGGTGA
- a CDS encoding GGDEF domain-containing protein, translated as MMLHIPTLLMVAVFVFCLMGLLTVHAWSRGREPTLGYLGSMLLLAALGTGLLVVRGVGMDYVALVIGNLVLLLSAAMNWTAMRAFVHRKPNLPGMFAGCGVWLLMCLVPQFYGSLSARVTLYSLLAATYGVLSALELWRKRDTLDVAYTPALVLTLWHTGFYVIRAFTDPGLPIKNAQLSGGEGVPIFSFMLFESMLYAIGIAYVTLAMVKERAELRFKAAAFSDALTGIGNRRAFMLKGEKLLADSTRRQQNVALLLCDLDHFKRLNDSFGHPMGDQALIAFAQVTQAILCKGDVFARIGGEEFACLLAESDDAAAFDVAERIRRAFAQLDLLAPGFLSVSIGIVTTSQGGHDLSHLLSLADQALYLAKAQGRNRVQVVETA; from the coding sequence ATGATGCTGCACATTCCGACGCTACTGATGGTGGCCGTGTTCGTGTTTTGCCTGATGGGTTTGCTCACCGTGCACGCGTGGAGCCGTGGCCGTGAGCCGACCTTGGGTTATCTGGGCAGCATGTTGTTGCTGGCGGCGCTGGGCACCGGGTTGCTGGTGGTGCGCGGTGTGGGCATGGATTATGTCGCGCTGGTGATCGGCAATCTTGTGCTGCTGCTCAGTGCGGCAATGAACTGGACCGCCATGCGCGCCTTTGTGCACCGCAAGCCCAACCTGCCGGGGATGTTCGCCGGGTGTGGCGTGTGGTTGCTGATGTGCCTGGTGCCGCAGTTCTATGGCTCGTTGTCGGCACGAGTGACCTTGTATTCGCTGTTGGCCGCCACTTATGGCGTGTTGTCGGCGCTGGAGCTGTGGCGCAAGCGCGACACCCTGGACGTCGCCTACACCCCCGCGCTGGTGCTGACCCTGTGGCACACCGGCTTCTACGTCATACGCGCTTTTACCGACCCCGGCCTGCCGATCAAAAACGCCCAGCTCTCGGGCGGCGAAGGCGTACCGATTTTCTCGTTCATGTTGTTCGAGTCCATGCTGTACGCCATTGGCATCGCCTACGTCACCCTGGCGATGGTCAAGGAGCGCGCCGAGTTGCGCTTCAAGGCGGCGGCGTTCAGTGACGCGTTGACCGGTATCGGTAACCGCCGCGCCTTTATGCTCAAGGGTGAAAAACTGCTGGCGGACAGCACCCGCCGCCAGCAAAACGTGGCGCTGTTGCTGTGCGACCTGGATCACTTCAAACGCTTGAACGACAGCTTCGGCCACCCCATGGGCGACCAGGCATTGATCGCGTTCGCCCAGGTGACCCAGGCGATACTGTGCAAGGGCGATGTGTTCGCGCGTATTGGCGGCGAAGAGTTCGCCTGCCTGTTGGCCGAGAGTGATGACGCCGCCGCGTTCGACGTCGCCGAGCGCATCCGCCGGGCCTTTGCGCAGTTGGACCTGCTGGCGCCGGGGTTCCTCAGCGTGAGCATTGGCATTGTTACCACCAGCCAGGGCGGCCATGACTTGTCACACCTGTTGTCCCTGGCCGACCAGGCGCTGTACCTGGCCAAGGCGCAGGGGCGCAACCGGGTTCAGGTGGTGGAGACCGCCTAA